In one window of Gloeomargarita sp. SKYB120 DNA:
- the thrC gene encoding threonine synthase gives MWQGLIHGYREYLPVTERTPVVTLYEGNTPLIPVPRISSYLGKKDVQVWVKFDGLNPTGSFKDRGMTVAISKAKEQGSQAVICASTGNTSASAAAYARRAGMKAFVLIPDGYVALGKLAQALMYGAQVLAIQGNFDQALALVRELAEHYPITLVNSLNPYRLEGQKTAAFEVVDQLGRAPDWLCIPVGNAGNITAYWMGFCQYLQHGKCQTLPRMFGFQAAGAAPLVRGTPIEHPETIATAIRIGNPVNWQSALAVRDASQGGFYAVSDQEILQAYHLLAREEGIFCEPASAASVAGLFHLQDQIPEGATIVCVLTGNGLKDPDNALHSDAHHLTQGIPPERTALAQAMGLEH, from the coding sequence ATGTGGCAAGGCTTGATTCATGGTTACCGCGAGTATTTGCCCGTCACCGAACGCACGCCGGTGGTCACGTTGTATGAGGGCAACACACCCTTGATTCCAGTCCCCCGCATCAGCAGTTACTTAGGTAAAAAAGACGTGCAGGTGTGGGTGAAATTTGACGGCCTGAATCCCACCGGTAGTTTCAAAGACCGGGGCATGACGGTGGCCATCAGCAAGGCGAAAGAACAGGGCTCCCAAGCGGTGATTTGCGCCAGCACGGGCAATACATCCGCATCTGCTGCCGCCTATGCCCGCCGCGCCGGAATGAAAGCGTTTGTACTGATTCCCGATGGATATGTGGCCCTGGGGAAACTGGCCCAGGCGTTGATGTACGGGGCGCAGGTGCTGGCGATTCAAGGCAACTTTGACCAGGCCCTAGCGCTGGTGCGGGAATTGGCCGAGCACTACCCGATTACCCTGGTGAATTCACTCAATCCCTATCGTTTAGAGGGCCAAAAAACGGCGGCGTTTGAGGTGGTGGACCAACTGGGGCGGGCGCCGGATTGGTTATGTATCCCGGTGGGCAACGCGGGCAATATCACCGCCTACTGGATGGGGTTTTGCCAGTACCTACAGCACGGGAAATGTCAAACCCTACCCCGGATGTTTGGGTTTCAGGCGGCGGGCGCAGCTCCCCTGGTGCGGGGAACCCCGATTGAACACCCGGAAACCATCGCCACCGCCATTCGCATTGGTAACCCGGTGAATTGGCAAAGCGCTCTAGCCGTGCGGGACGCCAGTCAAGGGGGATTTTACGCCGTCAGCGACCAGGAAATTTTGCAGGCGTATCATCTGCTGGCGCGGGAAGAGGGCATTTTCTGTGAACCAGCAAGCGCAGCATCGGTTGCGGGTTTGTTTCACCTGCAAGACCAGATTCCTGAAGGCGCCACTATCGTCTGTGTCCTTACTGGCAATGGGTTAAAGGACCCGGATAACGCCCTGCACAGCGATGCACACCATCTCACCCAAGGCATTCCCCCGGAACGTACAGCCCTAGCGCAGGCGATGGGGTTGGAGCATTAA
- a CDS encoding TldD/PmbA family protein, protein MNPKTLLQAIAVPADWLGLRLVRQTATRYHVRDGHPEQQGREDTWGAMVEVSVQGRHFYSATSDVSPSGLQRAAQRAYTYAANPAIPHTHAFPEPPAVTGRYTSPLRQPWWDLHPKELAELLVKVCHTLKVSEAIVCTRAALVLTETETWWVTSNGAEVHQTFYYVANHFAATAQVGTETQTRTDHGTLARCYQGGLEWLLTDDLWARVERIGAQAVELVHAENCPTMRTHLVLAPDQMLLQIHESVGHPLELDRILGDERNYAGWSFVRLEDFGRLQYGSPLMNITFDPTVPGEFATYAFDDTGEPAQRLYLIKEGKLLRGLGSRESQMRSGIAGVACGRSCSWNRPPIDRMANLNLEPGSGDLQAVISEIEHGIYMESNRSWSIDDYRRKFQFGCEYARLIENGRFTKTLKNPNYRGVTLEFWRNLVRVGGPETWEMYGSPYCGKGEPNQAIRVGHGSPVAVFANVDVFGGG, encoded by the coding sequence ATGAATCCGAAAACACTACTCCAGGCGATTGCAGTTCCGGCGGACTGGCTGGGTTTACGGTTGGTGCGGCAAACCGCGACCCGTTACCACGTTCGCGACGGCCATCCCGAACAGCAGGGCCGCGAGGACACCTGGGGAGCGATGGTGGAGGTGAGCGTCCAGGGCCGGCATTTTTACAGCGCCACCAGCGACGTTTCCCCCAGCGGTTTACAGCGCGCCGCCCAGCGGGCCTATACATACGCAGCAAATCCGGCCATTCCCCACACCCATGCGTTTCCCGAACCGCCGGCGGTGACCGGTCGCTACACCAGTCCCTTGCGCCAGCCCTGGTGGGATTTACACCCCAAAGAATTGGCGGAACTGCTGGTCAAGGTGTGTCATACGCTCAAGGTCAGCGAGGCCATTGTTTGCACCCGCGCCGCTCTGGTTCTGACCGAAACAGAAACCTGGTGGGTGACTAGCAACGGCGCTGAGGTGCACCAAACGTTTTATTACGTCGCCAATCACTTTGCGGCAACGGCCCAGGTGGGAACGGAAACCCAAACCCGCACCGACCACGGGACACTAGCCCGGTGTTACCAGGGGGGTCTGGAGTGGCTACTGACCGATGACCTGTGGGCGCGGGTGGAACGCATTGGGGCGCAGGCGGTGGAGTTGGTGCACGCGGAAAATTGCCCTACCATGCGCACGCACCTGGTGTTGGCCCCCGACCAAATGCTGTTGCAGATTCACGAGAGCGTGGGGCATCCCCTGGAGCTAGACCGGATTTTAGGGGATGAGCGCAATTACGCCGGCTGGAGTTTTGTGCGGTTAGAAGACTTTGGGCGTTTGCAGTACGGCTCCCCCCTGATGAATATCACGTTTGACCCGACTGTGCCCGGGGAATTTGCAACCTATGCCTTTGACGATACCGGCGAACCGGCGCAACGGCTGTATTTGATTAAAGAAGGCAAACTGCTGCGGGGGTTGGGAAGCCGCGAGAGCCAGATGCGCTCCGGTATTGCTGGCGTCGCCTGCGGGCGGTCCTGTTCCTGGAATCGCCCCCCCATTGACCGGATGGCAAACCTAAACCTGGAACCTGGTAGCGGTGATTTGCAGGCGGTGATTAGTGAAATTGAACACGGCATTTACATGGAATCCAATCGCTCCTGGTCCATTGACGACTACCGGCGCAAGTTCCAGTTTGGGTGCGAGTATGCCCGCTTGATTGAAAATGGCCGGTTCACCAAAACGCTGAAAAATCCCAACTACCGGGGAGTGACGCTGGAGTTCTGGCGCAATCTGGTGCGGGTGGGTGGCCCGGAAACCTGGGAAATGTACGGCTCACCCTACTGCGGTAAGGGAGAACCCAACCAGGCCATTCGGGTGGGACATGGGTCGCCAGTGGCTGTGTTTGCCAACGTGGACGTTTTTGGGGGCGGTTGA
- the ndk gene encoding nucleoside-diphosphate kinase: MERTFIAIKPDGVQRGLVGEIIRRFEAKGFTLVGLKMVRVSRELAEKHYDVHRERPFFPSLVDFITSGPVVAMVWEGDGVVAAARKMIGATNPLSAEPGTIRGDFGISIERNLIHGSDAIETAQREIALWFTPEELVAWRPAVQPWLVES, encoded by the coding sequence ATGGAACGGACGTTTATTGCCATTAAACCAGACGGGGTGCAGCGGGGGTTAGTTGGGGAAATCATCCGCCGGTTTGAAGCCAAGGGATTTACGCTGGTGGGGCTGAAAATGGTGCGGGTTTCGCGGGAGTTAGCCGAAAAACACTACGACGTTCACCGGGAGCGCCCCTTTTTTCCCTCGCTGGTGGACTTCATCACCTCTGGCCCGGTGGTGGCAATGGTGTGGGAAGGTGATGGTGTGGTCGCCGCAGCGCGGAAAATGATTGGGGCCACCAACCCCCTGAGCGCAGAACCGGGGACGATTCGGGGTGATTTTGGCATTAGCATTGAGCGCAATCTCATTCACGGCTCGGATGCCATTGAAACGGCCCAGCGGGAAATTGCCCTGTGGTTTACGCCGGAAGAACTCGTCGCCTGGCGACCGGCAGTCCAGCCCTGGTTGGTAGAATCGTAA
- the tatC gene encoding twin-arginine translocase subunit TatC — protein MSAEPPTPVLDPLDETPDDVEMPLFDHLEELRQRIWRAIAAFAVATVICFIGVKPIVRFLEAPAGNVKFLQMAPGEFFFVSLKVAAYSGLILSSPMILYQIIAFVLPGLTRRERRLLGPVVLGSSVLFVLGMAFAYGVLIPAALRFFLNYGADAVEPLWSIERYFEFVLILLLGTGLAFQIPVVQFVLSALGLVSPRQMLAGWRYVVLVAVVVAAILTPSTDPLTQILLAGAMAGLYLSGIGLAVWFLPKR, from the coding sequence ATGTCTGCTGAACCACCGACCCCGGTTTTGGACCCGCTGGATGAAACGCCGGATGACGTGGAAATGCCGCTGTTTGATCATCTAGAAGAATTGCGCCAGCGCATCTGGCGGGCCATCGCTGCATTTGCCGTTGCGACCGTCATTTGCTTTATCGGGGTCAAACCCATTGTCCGGTTTTTGGAAGCGCCGGCGGGGAACGTGAAATTTTTACAGATGGCGCCGGGGGAATTTTTCTTTGTCTCCCTGAAGGTGGCGGCCTACAGCGGTCTCATCCTCAGCAGCCCCATGATTTTGTACCAGATCATCGCCTTTGTGCTACCGGGGTTGACACGGCGGGAGCGACGATTACTAGGGCCAGTGGTGCTGGGGTCAAGCGTGCTGTTTGTGCTGGGGATGGCCTTTGCCTATGGGGTGTTGATTCCGGCAGCCTTGCGTTTTTTCCTGAACTACGGCGCGGACGCAGTAGAACCCCTATGGTCCATCGAGCGCTATTTTGAGTTTGTGTTGATTCTGTTACTGGGGACGGGACTGGCGTTTCAAATCCCGGTGGTGCAGTTTGTGTTGAGCGCCTTGGGGCTGGTCTCTCCCCGGCAAATGCTGGCGGGTTGGCGCTATGTGGTGCTGGTTGCGGTGGTGGTGGCCGCCATTTTGACTCCTTCGACGGACCCCTTGACCCAAA